One window from the genome of Dioscorea cayenensis subsp. rotundata cultivar TDr96_F1 chromosome 3, TDr96_F1_v2_PseudoChromosome.rev07_lg8_w22 25.fasta, whole genome shotgun sequence encodes:
- the LOC120251843 gene encoding DUF724 domain-containing protein 3-like — protein MGKSSALKRKQSKTKGFSVGDEVEVQSEDEGFRGAWYEATVVRPLPRHRRHSVVYTSLLEDAVSCRPLHEYVLDSHLRPRHPRRPGPPFQIHQVVDAFHQDGWWPGVVADVRGGRYAVYFPSTREEEEFVESDVRAHLRWVKGQWISDSEDSPGRTKEKFSLGDQVEVTRDKEIFGGAWYSGTIVKVIGKTYFLIEYASLLQGSGSGGHCEFLREIVDAQYIRPSPHKPEAVKFDLFDEVEAFWTNYWLPGVIKKVLSESMYVVKPTYQKEDLELNAIDLRHHYNWTNGQWVRATQGEYKKTKVGSGTKLSSYRKSKARKMPDCPSPACNTAEGEVTLDTCSDTGILKQENNRKLRLDDQLQPCRDSRKKELAKDNTKLVDLLPIERRSKISEKIGMALDSPRELAISPSLTNEHPHSEGLCRERRGESSSVVSKLPPNLSDVILHEQGMSVSKGTVKASSREPETYNSKDDMSENKTKALNLILSPSIQENNEFFSSGEWESYCCVSDVGLNLKKRRKKLVIRAPKRQRKIPDVVHTAPPGFVGKRGRPRKEGMQVKQVGTTADQAVEIDCRKEEAGLCDLDPSVNFSDAAQLQCDKNGSKQDESYLLDLNNAISEDLQGESVTIIHESKEQERGFDVYNQPHDKHVTSQFNSSSTVEKSVDDPTKQAAVAMVSSPNRAAEGMCNDGNEMSINEDNQALPPVEEVSATFQKGLVHDLPSSNKTEMPAVSAENSSDSPEKIALADNSSDSPEKNALAENSSDSPEKNVLVPFVRSSPMWQTIESMEIFRLLPQEPHFQPLEQHCPEFREGMAVGLMITFANFATSIRSLRITDPLTVLNEKLKALATLEANGFKVQRMRHRIEQLLDIRRKQEQSEIKRTELEGQLLDRKNEKGLLNSSIMDFDKDIMELEQKILRFKEKRASAIVQRELIDSEIAILQRDAEAAEEFLASAEHQFDGAVTAPW, from the exons ATGGGGAAAAGCAGTGCcctaaaaagaaagcaaagcaaAACCAAGGGCTTCTCCGTCGGCGACGAGGTCGAGGTCCAGAGCGAGGATGAAGGCTTCCGAGGAGCTTGGTATGAGGCCACCGTCGTCCGCCCTCTCCCCAGACACCGCCGCCATTCCGTGGTCTACACCTCGCTGCTTGAAGATGCTGTCTCTTGCCGTCCTCTTCATGAGTACGTCCTTGATTCCCACCTCCGCCCTCGCCACCCTCGCCGACCTGGACCACCGTTCCAGATCCATCAGGTCGTCGATGCGTTCCATCAGGATGGGTGGTGGCCTGGGGTTGTTGCCGATGTGCGTGGTGGCCGTTATGCTGTCTACTTTCCGAGTACTCGGGAAGAAGAGGAATTTGTTGAGTCGGATGTTCGTGCTCATCTTCGGTGGGTGAAGGGTCAGTGGATCAGTGATTCGGAGGACTCG CCAGGAAGGACTAAGGAAAAGTTTAGTCTCGGGGACCAAGTTGAAGTCACGCGTGACAAGGagatctttggaggtgcttggtACAGTGGAACTATTGTGAAAGTAATTGGAAAGACATACTTCTTGATAGAGTATGCTAGCCTCCTCCAGGGTAGTGGTAGTGGTGGTCATTGTGAGTTTCTTAGGGAGATTGTTGATGCTCAATATATCAGGCCTTCCCCTCATAAACCAGAAGCTGTGAAATTTGATCTTTTTGATGAAGTGGAGGCTTTCTGGACAAATTATTGGTTACCTGGAGTGATCAAGAAGGTCCTTTCTGAGTCAATGTATGTTGTCAAGCCAACATACCAAAAAGAAGACTTGGAGCTTAATGCTATAGACTTGCGGCACCATTACAATTGGACGAATGGGCAATGGGTCCGTGCCACGCAG GGggaatataagaaaacaaaagttggAAGTGGAACCAAGTTATCCAGTTATAGAAAATCAAAAGCACGTAAAATGCCAGATTGTCCTAGTCCAGCCTGCAACACCGCTGAAGGTGAAGTTACACTTGATACATGTTCAGACACTGGCATATTAAAGCAAGAAAACAACAGAAAACTAAGACTTGATGATCAGCTACAACCTTGCCGTGATTCAAGGAAGAAAGAGCTGGCTAAAGACAACACAAAATTGGTGGACTTGTTACCAATAGAAAGGCGCTCTAAAATCTCAGAAAAGATTGGTATGGCACTCGATTCTCCTCGAGAGCTCGCAATTAGTCCTTCCCTGACAAATGAGCATCCTCATTCTGAAGGACTGTGCAGAGAGAGGAGAGGAGAAAGTTCATCCGTGGTCTCAAAACTTCCACCAAACTTGTCAGATGTGATCCTTCATGAGCAGGGCATGTCTGTTTCAAAAGGCACAGTTAAAGCATCTAGTAGGGAACCTGAAACTTATAATTCTAAGGATGATAtgtcagaaaataaaacaaaggcaCTTAACTTAATTCTTTCACCATCTATtcaagaaaacaatgaatttttcTCTAGTGGTGAATGGGAAAGCTATTGTTGTGTTTCTGATGTTGGGCTGAACCTGAAGAAGCGGCGAAAGAAGCTTGTTATTCGAGCTCCAAAACGACAAAGGAAAATTCCTGATGTGGTGCATACTGCCCCCCCTGGCTTTGTTGGCAAGAGAGGTCGACCTCGAAAGGAAG GTATGCAAGTAAAACAAGTGGGAACAACAGCTGATCAAGCTGTTGAAATTGATTGCAGGAAGGAAGAAGCTGGACTCTGTGATCTAGATCCCTCTGTTAACTTTTCAGATGCTGCTCAACTGCAGTGCGACAAAAATGGATCAAAGCAAGATGAAAGCTATCTATTGGATCTCAATAATG CTATTTCAGAAGATTTGCAAGGTGAAAGTGTCACTATTATTCATGAGAGCAAAGAACAAGAACGAGGATTTGATGTCTACAATCAACCACATGATAAACATGTAACTTCTCAATTCAACTCTTCCTCCACTGTGGAGAAATCAGTTGATGATCCAACCAAACAAGCGGCAGTTGCCATGGTGAGCTCACCTAATCGTGCAGCTGAAGGCATGTGCAATGATGGTAATGAGATGAGCATCAATGAAGATAATCAAGCCCTCCCTCCTGTTGAAGAAGTTAGTGCTACATTTCAAAAAGGGCTTGTGCATGATTTGCCATCTTCAAACAAAACTGAAATGCCAGCCGTTTCAGCTGAGAACTCATCTGATTCACCTGAAAAGATTGCATTAGCTGACAACTCATCTGATTCACCTGAAAAGAATGCATTGGCTGAGAACTCATCTGATTCACCTGAAAAGAATGTGTTGGTGCCTTTCGTGAGATCATCCCCGATGTGGCAGACTATTGAGTCAATGGAAATATTCAGGTTACTGCCTCAAGAACCTCATTTTCAACCTTTAGAGCAGCACTGCCCTGAATTCCGTGAAGGAATGGCTGTAGGATTGATGATCACCTTTGCGAATTTTGCTACTAGCATTCGCAGCTTACGCATCACGGATCCCCTGACGGTGCTCAATGAAAAATTGAAGGCTCTTGCAACTTTGGAAGCGAATGGATTTAAAGTGCAGCGCATGCGGCATCGAATAGAGCAATTActagatattagaagaaaaCAGGAACAGTCTGAAATCAAGAGAACTGAACTAGAAGGACAGCTTTTAGACCGGAAAAATGAGAAAGGACTGCTTAATTCATCAATTATGGACTTTGACAAAGACATAATGGAATTGGAGCAGAAGATTTTACGCTTCAAAGAGAAAAGAGCGTCAGCCATAGTGCAGAGAGAACTCATCGACTCTGAGATTGCTATTCTGCAAAGGGATGCAGAGGCTGCTGAGGAATTCTTAGCGTCAGCTGAGCATCAATTTGATGGTGCGGTCACTGCTCCTTGGTAA